A region of the Chelatococcus sp. YT9 genome:
TCAAAGCATCGGGATCGAGCCCGAGGCGATCCATGACCCCGCCCTTGTAGTTGTCGTATACAACATCCGCGTGACGCGCGAGTTTCAGGAAGATCTCGCGACCCGAGGCGGACTTCAGGTCGAGGCAAATCGATCTTTTATTGCGATTGAGCCCGAAATAATACGCGATTTCCGGTGAGATCCGAAGATCGCGGATATCTTCACAGTTCGCCCCCTCGCCAGGCGGCCGTTCGACCTTGACGACCGTTGCGCCAAGGTCAGCGAGCAATTGCGTGCCGAAGGTACCGCTCGGCTCATCTCCGCAAAGCTCCAGAACGAGAAGGCCGCGCAGCGGCCCGTCGATCGCGGCCAGGCCCGCAATCCGCGCGTCGACTTCACCGAGGCCGACCATGACAGCCGGCAGCGGTTCCAGCGCAATGCCGTCATCACTTCCCTCCGACACGGGCGCCGTGAAGCGGCCCTTCGGCTCGCCGACGAAGCGGATCGGATTGGCGGCCGTGCGAACGCCTTCGCCCCCCGGGCCATCAAGTGTCGCGATCATCTCGCGTGCTTGCGCTTGGGGTTGCTCGAAGGCCTCGCGGATCGAATTGACTTTGCCCACCGGAACATGGGCCTCGATCAGCTTCTCCTGCCAGTGATCCGAGGACGCCGTCAGGAGCTTTTCCTCGATTATCGGCTCAAGGACGCCCTGGTTATCCTGGCGCTTCGCAAGGGAAACGAAACGCGGATCCTCGATCAGGTCTTCAAGACCAACGGCTTCGCAGAAGCGCTTCCAGAAATTGGACGCAATACCAATCACGATCCACTTGCCGTCCCCACAGAGGAATGGGCCATAGGGAACGGTGCCAGCCCCTCCGCGGCGGGGTTCCGGCGCGCCGAATTCGACGCCTGCGCCAAAGGCCTGCGGCACGCGATAGGTGTTGAGCGCCAGCTGTCCATCGAAGAGAGAAATATCGATGGCTTGCCCCCTGCCGGTACGCGCTCGCTCATCCAGCGCCGCAAGGATGCCGATCACCGCATAGAAGGCGCCCGTGATATCGCCAATCGGGACACCCCAGCGGCAGGGCATGCCCTGCGAGTCGTTCGAGCCGGTAATGCTCATACCGCCGCTCAGCGCCTGCACGGTGACATCATAGGCACCGACGCCCGCCCAAGGACCTGTCGAGCCGTAGCCACTGATCGAGCAGGCGATGATGCGCGGATTGACCTTGGCGAGCGCCGGATGATCAATGCCGAGACGTGCCATGACGCCAGGCCGGAAATTGTCGTAAACGACGTCGGATACTTCGACCAAGCGAAGAAATTTTTCTTGATCCGCCGCGCTCTTGAGATTGAGGTTGATGCTCTTCTTGCCGCGCTGCAGGCCAAACAGGAAGCCATCGGCGTCGCTGACCATCTCGTCCGGATCCCTCGGCGCGACCGGCATTCCTCCGCCTGGCGGTGACACTCGGATGACCTCCGCGCCAAGCGCTGTGAGAATGTCGGTACCAAATGGCCCCGCCACCACGGTGGAGAGATCGAGAACCCTGAGACCGGCGAGCGGTTGAGTATCGGAACGGGTCAAGCGTCTCATCCTTGTACCTTCAGAGCGTCCGCGCGATCAGCACTTTCATGATCTCCGAGCTTCCGCCTGCGATGCGGCGGACACGCGCGTCGACATACATGCGCGAGATCGGCGTTTCCGACATGTACCCCCAGCCGCCATGCAGCTGCAGGCACTCGTCCACCACGCGGCACTGGAGCTCGGTGTTGAACAGCTTGGCGATCGCGGCCTCATCGCTGGTCAGCTCATGCTTCAGATGCTTGGTAATGCAGTGGTCGAGATGCGCCCAGCCGACGGTGAGATGGGTCTTCAGCTCGGCGAGCTTGAACTGAGTATTCTGGAACTCGATCAGCGGTTTGCCGAAGACCATGCGCTCCTTGACGTAGGCTACCGTCGTGTCGAAGGCCTTCTGCGCCGACGCCATGGCGATGGTGGCGATCGATAGTCGCTCCTTCGGAATCTCGTGCATGACCTGCGTGAAACCGGAATTTTCGCTCCCGAGCAGGTTGCTCACTGGCACACGCACGTTGTCAAAGAACAGCTCGGCCGTATCGGAGGCCTTCATGCCCATCTTTTTGAGCCGCTTGCCTCGCTTGAAGCCCTCACGCTCACCATCGACGACGATGAGGCTGACGCCCTTGCGGCCGAGTTCCGGCGCCGTTTTGCACACAACAATGACGAAATCGGCATTGATGCCATTGGTGATGAACGTCTTCGAGCCGTTAATGACGAACTCGTCGCCATCACGCACCGCCGAGGTCGTAATCGCTTTCAAGTCCGAGCCGGCCTGCGGCTCGGTCATAGCAACCGCGCCGATCATCTCGCCCGTCACCATGCGCGGAAGCCAACGTTGCTTCTGCTCCTCCGTGCCGAGAGCCTCGAGATAGGCGGCGACAATATCCGTGTGCGTCTGAATGGTGAAGCTCGACTGGCCAGTGTAGCCGAGCTCTTCATCGATAATGCAAAGGTGAAGGAAATCACCGCCGATGCCGCCGTATTCGGGACCAACAGTCGGGCAGAGGATGCCCATCTCGCCGGCCTTGCGCCACAGCTCCTTCGGAATGATACCGTCTTCCTCGTATGCATCGATGTGCGGCAACAATTCCCTTTCGAAAAACTTGCGGACCGAGCGCCTGAGCTCTTCATGCTCCGCCCCGTAGATTGAACGACCTTCCATCATGGCGATGATCTCCCCTCCGCCTGAGAAGCTACTCGGCCGCTTCCGCCGGCGCGGGGTTGATATAGCCTTGCAGGAGGGCGGAAGGCACAAGCTTGCGGATTTCTTCTGGCGTGAAGGGTTCGCTGCCCGCCTTCACGACGCTGGCCTTGAGTTCGGGATCGTTGTAGATGCCGATCTTGCGATCCTCGACGCGGAACGCCTGACCATTGATATCAGCGGCTTCATCGGAACAGAGATAAGCGGCAAAGGGAGCCACGTGCTCCGGCCCGCCCATGTTGACCACGGCATCATACCGCTCCTGTGTGACAAGGCCGGCCTCCAGCCGTTTGCGAAAGCCCTCCCTGACGGACTCGTCGAGCGTCAAGCGGGTAGCCGCGGCCGGGCAGACCGTATTGGCGGTCACGCCGTATTTGCCGAGTTCACGAGCCATGGCGCGGGTTAGCGAGAATACGCCGCCCTTCGCCGCACCGTAATTGGCGCCGCCGACCGTTCCGCGCCACGCTTCCGACCCCATATTGATGATGCGTCCCCATTTCTGCTCGCGCATGTGCGGAGCAGCGTGGTGAATCATCGAATACTGGCCACGCAGGTGGATATTTACGACGATATCCCAGGATTCCACCGGCATATTCCAGATCATCTTGGGACGCAGCACACCAGCATTATTGATAAGAATGTCAACCGAGCCGAATTCTGATTTGCACATCGCCACGGTGCGGCCGCAGGCCTCATGATCGTCAACACTCTCGGCCGCAACGATCGCCGTACCGCCGGCCGCCCGGATAGCGGCAGCTGCTTCCTCTGCCGGGCTTGCGCCTTCCGCTCCTCCGCCGTCCTTGGTGGTACCCGGATCCATGATCACAACGCTTGCACCGTCGCGCGCCAGTTCTTCAGCGATGGCACGGCCGATTCCGCGCGCGCCACCAGTGACGATCGCCGCTCTATTTTTCAATCGCATCTTGTCTTCTCCCCGAATGAGGAGGCGCTCATCACGCCGAAATCTTGTGGGAAATGGATTTGTAGGTGAGATAGCCATCGAAGCACTGGGCGCCACCTTCACGACCATACCCGCTGTCCTTCACCCCGCCGAACGGCATTTCGGGCGAAGAGCCGGTGAACTGGTTGATCGAAAGCCCCCCTGCCTCGACCCTGTCACTGATCATGGCGATCGCCGCGGCGGAGTCGGTAAAGGCGTAGCTGGCAAGACCGAACGAGGTGGCGTTCGCCCGGTCACAGACCTCTCGAAGGTCCGTGAATGTCTGAAACACCGCGACCGGACCGAAGGGCTCCTCGCTCATGATGCGCGCGGAGTCGGGAACGTCGGTCAGCACGGTCGGAGCATAGAAGGCTCCCGTGTTGCCGATCCTCCGTCCACCCGTGCGCAGTGTCGCACCGCGCGCGATCGCGTCCTGTATCAACGCGTCCACCGCCGACAGGCGGCGGCTGTGGATCATCGGGCCCATCTGCGTGTCCTTCGCCAGGGGATCGCCGACGACGAGCGCTTCTGTCGCAGCCACAAAGCTGTCGACGAAGCGATCGTGAATATCGCCATGCACGTAAAACCGCGTCGGCGAGATGCAGATCTGGCCGGCGTTGCGGAATTTGGCACCGGCCGAGATCTGTGCGGTGACGATCGGGTCTGCGTCGCCGCAGACAATCACCGGGGCATGCCCGCCCAGTTCGAGGATCATGGGCTTCAGATAGTGTCCAGCCTTTGCAGCCAAGGACCGCCCTACCGGCACGGAACCGGTGAACGTCAACATCCGGATGTCCGGCGACGCGATCAGTTGATCGGAGATCTGCCTCGGATCGCCGAATATCACGTTGAGGACGCCCGCCGGTACGCCAGCTTCCAGAAGGCATTGGGCAATCAACAGCGCCGTTGCCGGCGTCTCCTCGGCGGGCTTGATGACAAGGGTGCAGCCGGCGGCGAGCGCCGCGGCCATTTTGCGGGCCGGCGAGGCGCCCGGCCCGTTCCAGGGACTGAAGGCGGCCACGGGCCCGACTGGCACGCGCAGCGCCATCTGAGCGACGCCTGGAGCACCTGGGATGACCTCCCCGAGGAGGCGCAGGCTCATTTCCGCGTGCCATTCGAAATGGTCCGCAGCGCGGTTCGCTTCCGCCGGACCGTCGCGCAGCGGTTTGCCCTGTTCAAGCGCCATCAGTGTCGCCATCTCGTCCGTTCGGCTGCGGATGAGACTGGCCGCTTTGCGCAGGATGGCCACTCGCTTCTGTGGATGGGTCGTCCGCCAGGCATCAAAGGAGCGGCGGGCCGCGGCAACGGCTCGGGTTACATCGCTTTCCGTGGCAACCGGTAAGGCGCCGAGCGTTTCACCGGTTGATGGGTTCTCGACCAGGATCGTGGCGCGCCCGTCACTGTTGATCCAATGACCGTCGATGAGAAGTTTCAGGGGCGGATAATGGAACGGGTCAGACATTGGAGAGGATCACCGTGCTTGCGGCCGCAAACTGGCGACCCGGGCCATGAACGAGGCTGGTGGCGAGACCCTGGACCTGACGCTCTCCAGCCGTACCGCGCAGCTGGGCGACAGCCTCAAGCATGGCAAACATGCCGTAGCGGCCAGAGTGGCAGTAGGAGAGACCGCCACCATTGGTGTTGACAGGCAGGTCGCCGCCAGGGCCGGTCTTGTAGATTGTGGTTCCGTCCGGGGCTCTGCGCGTTTCAGAGAAGAAGCTTCCAGATTCGCCCTTGGCTACAAAGCCGAGATCTTCAAGGAACATCATCGGCGTGAAGCTGAAAGCATCGTAGAGCATCAGATGGTCGATGTCGGCAGGACTGAGGCCGGCCTCGGCAAAAGCTTGCCTGCCGGAAAGTACCGTCGCATCCGAGGTGGTGAAGTCGCGCATCATGGCGATCTGCCGGTGGGCCGTCGCCTCACCCGTGCCAAGAATATGGATCGGCCTGGTGGGAAGGTCTCGGGCACGTTCCGCCGACGTGATGACGAGTGCACCGCCCCCGTCGGCGACGAGGCAGCAATCCAGCTTGTTGAAAGGATAACAGACCATCGGCGAGGCCTCGACATCCTCCGGCGTAATGCGACCGGCTGAATGCATGAGGGCGCGCGGGTTGAGCAGAGCCCATTCGCGTGTAGCGGCGGGGACGTGGCTCATCTGACGCTTGGTGGTTCCGTACTGGTGGAAGTGACGGAGGACCGGGATCGAATAGGTCGTGGGCGCAGCCGCGACGCCGAAGGGCAGTTCAAACTGGCCGGCGGGGCTCGCGGCCGTGCCCTGAGGTTCCATGTCGATCCAGCTGCGACCGCTTTCGCCATGGACGACGAGCGCAACGTCACAGTAGCCGGCCGCAATGGCAGCGACAGCATGGCGAACAAAGATCATGTAGGAGCAGCCGCCAACGCTGGTGCCGTCCACATAACGCGGTACGAAATTGAGATATTCGGAGAGTTCGTTGGGTCCGGCGACGCAGGTGAAGAGGCCGTCCACATCAGACAGCTTAAGACCTGCATCCGCGAGCGCATTCTTGGCGGCTTCCGCGTGGAGGGCCAGGCGCGACATGTCGGGCAGCTTGCCGATCCGGTCGGTTTCAGCGGCGCCCACGATCGCCGCCGTTCTGCTGAGCGGCCCAGTCATGGTTGCACCAGCCTGAATTTTGCAAGCGTCACCGCCTCGGTCACATCGTCGAAGACGACCTCGACAGCGGCGTCAATCGGAAGCTTCTCAGGTGTCGGGTCGTCGATGACGATGTTGGTCATCATGCGCGGACCTTCATCCAGCTCAACCACCGCGATAACATACGGCACCGTCGTAAAACCCTTGGCAGCCTTGCTGTTGATCACGTAGGTGTGGAGCTTGCCGCGACCACTCGCTTCGCGCCATTCAAGCTCGCGCGACAGGCAAAAGGGACAGATGGAGCGGGGATAGAAATGTGGCTTGCCGCATTCGGTGCACCAGGGCAGCATCAGCTTGTGAGCCATTGTGCCGTCCCAGAATGCTTGGGTTTCCGGTGTCGGCTTTGGCAGAGCCCCTCCATAGGGCGGCTTCGTTTCGTTCATGCGGCGATCTCCGCCCGTCCGTTGTTGAAGACGAGCTGGTCGCGTTCCGGGACCCGCGCCTGAAATGCGAAGCGGCCCTTGCCCTCGTCCCACAGGTCAACCTTGATCGAATCGCCGGGATAGACCGGTGCACTGAAGCGTCCGCCGAATTCTCTAAGACGCGTGACATCATGGCCGCAGACGGTGGCGATCAGCGCTCGCCCGATCATGCCGTACGTGCAGAGCCCGTGCAGGATGGGCCGTTCGAAGCCGGCTTTGGCGGCCTTCTCCGGAAACGCGTGGATCGGGTTCCAATCTCCGGACAGACGATAGATCAGGGCCGCTTCGGGGCGCGTGCCCATTGTGAAGCTGACATCCGCGGGGCGTTCGGGAATCGGATAAGGTGCCGGCTGCTTCTGGGCCGCCCCCCCGCAACCGCCGTCGCCGCGCAGGAATGAGGTAGAGGTCCGCGTGGCGAGTATCTCGCCTGTCGCTTCATCGATAATGTCGCGCTCCATCATCAGCAGCGCACCGCGACCCTCACCCTTATCGACGATATTGGTGACGCGGTTTCTTCCTATGACCGTGCCTCGGACCGGAAGCGGCTTATAGATCCTCAGGCCCTGCTCACCGTGCAGGCTCTTGACCCAGTCGATGCCGGTGCGGGGATCCGCCATCCAGGGGCCCGGTCCCCCGAGCACCACCGCCATGGTCGGCATGGCAACGAGCCGATCCTCAAGCACGAACTGCAGTTCCTCGAGGTCGGTGGGATTGTGGCCATAGCCCAGGCCCAGCGCATAGAGAATCGTATCCCGCTCGGAATAAGTCTGCCGGACGTCCTCAAACCTCCAGTTCATCACCGCGTCGTAGTTCAGCAATGCCGCCTCCAATCTGCGGTTCTTCAGCCGGGTCCCGCCTTGCTCTCAAAACTACCTATGAGTAGGAAAATGTCAATGCGGATACGCGATTCCACCATCAAAGACTTGGAATACGCGCCAGTTCCTCGCGCCCTCCCCGTTCTTTCACTGTGATTTTCTACTATTAGGTAGGTTCTTCGGCCGACAGGGGCATCTCGTTCATCCTTGGCGCGGCTGCGGCTGTGCGCTGCTGTCGGCTCAGTCCAGGTGCCGCGGTGCGATGGCGCGAAGCTGCAAAAAACAGCTATCGCCCGGGCCCGCGTGTCGATGAGGCGCCTCCCCTCTTGGCGCGCCGCGGACTGGTTCTTCCTGGCGGCCATTCTCTCGGCCGCAGTGTTGCCGTGAAGGCGACACGACTGATCGAGACGTGCGGAACCACGGCCCTTGCATGTTCTCCGGCTAGCCGAGCGGTCCTTTATCGTGGACGATCGAGCCCACCTGCAGCCCCGCCGTTATTCCGGCCTGCTCCAGACGATCGATTTCCGCAGCGGAGAAACCGATTTCAGACAGAATTTCCCTGCTGTGCTCGCCGACCATGGTGGGCGGGGACGCAACCGCGCCGGCGGTCCGCGAAAAACGCGGCGCAGGTGCCGGTTGGGGCATTCCCTCCACTTCGACGAACATTCCTCGCGCGACGGCATGACTTTCACGTAACGCCTCGTCAAAATCCAACACCGGAGTCAGGCACGAATCCGTGTCTGCAGTCATGGCGGCCCATTCGTCGCGGTCACGTGTCAGGAAGATCTCTGTCAAACGCTCGCGTAGCTGGGGCCAGAGCGCCTTGTTCCGCTGATTATCGCGCAGGAGCTGGTCGTCAATCCTGCAACGCTCGAGAAAGACATGCCAAAACTCCGGTTCGATAGCCGCCAGCGCCACCCACCCGCCATCCTTGCACCGGTAGCAGCGATAAAAGGGCGCGCCGCCGTCGAAGAGATTGGCCTCGCGCGCGCGGTTCCAGAGGCCCTTGCCATGATAGGCCCAGATCATGCTGGCAAGCATTGTGGCGCCTTCAGCCATGGCAGCGTCAACCACTTGACCCTTGCCCGAAGTGCTCCGCTCGACCAGCGCCGCCAACACGCCGGCGATGAGGAGCATGCCGCCGCCACCGAAGTCGCCGATCAGATTGAGCGGCGGGACCGGCCCCCCAGTCTCGGTGCCGATCGTCGAGAGAATTCCGCCTGTCGCGATATAGTTGAGGTCATGCCCGGCCTCGTTGGCCCGGGGACCGGTCTGTCCCCAACCGGTCACGCGGCCATAGACAAGTCGCGGATTGCGCGACAAGCAGATCTGTGGCCCGAGCCCAAGCCGTTCCATCACCCCGGGTCGGTAACCCTCAAGGAGAACGTCCGCGGTTTCGATCAGTTGCAGGGCAACGGCAAGTCCCTCCGGCCTTTTGAGGTCGAGCGCGATGGAGCGCCGGGAGCGGTTGAGGACGTCTTTGCGCGTCTGGTTCCAGCGTTGTCCCGGCCGGTCGATGCGAATGACGTCTGCACCCATGTCCGCCAACCACATGGCCGCGAACGGCCCGGGGCCCACCCCGACCATCTCGACCACCCGAATTTGCGCAAGAGGACCACTTCTGACCGACATTAACCCTCCAGATCTGCAACACGCGTCTCTCAAGGCGGCGCGGCCTGCAACGACTTCACCGGCCGTCGGCTCCCCATCTATTCTTATGAAGACGACTCCGGCTTGTCTACCCTCGGGTAGGACAACGTGAAGAGAAGTGGGAGTCGCGGCCACGACCTCGAGCTTGGTCGAAAGCCGCCCTTCCTATCGGCTCTTGGCTGCGGCTTTCAAAGAGGTATAACCATGACGGTTTCGCGAGCGTCCCCGGCCAGCATCTTAACGACGCGGGCGCCGCCGCTGGGAACCGGCGGCATCCTCCGTAGGGCCCACGCCGGGATAGGGAAAGCTTTCTCCGCCGAGCTTTGACGAGATCCGGTTGCCCGCCTCCTGCATGAGGTGGGATAGCTCCGGGATCCGGCTGTCGACGCGGACTGCTGGACCGCTGAGCGTCAACGAATATTGCACAATGTTGCCCTGCTCAAATAGCGGAACGGCAATGGCCGTCAGGCCCGGAACCCGCGTGCCGCTGGTCACCGCGATGCCCGCGATGCGAATGGCGTTGAGATCGGCCCGCAATTCGCTCAGTTTGACAAGCCTCGCGGCGCCGATGGCGTCCAAGAGGTCGCCGCGTTCGCGCTCTGCCATGAAAGCCAGAAGCACACGGCCGGCCGCGCCAAACAGAATGGGGACACGTTCTCCCGAACGGGAGATTGCCATGAGGGGCGAAGGCGTATCGACAACCTCGATCACCATTCTCTCGTGATGCGCGCGAGCGTTGAGCGTGATGGTCTCGCCGGAGAGCTTGCTGAGCTCGATCATTGTCGAGCGCGCCGCCTCGCGCGCGGTCAGCGTACCCTGCACCAAACCCGCCAACCGCACGAGCTTCATCGAAAGCACGTATTGACCGTTTTGGAGGCGCACGAGATAGCCTTCGTTCTCGAGGGTGTTCACAAGCCTGAATGCCGTCGCCTTCGCTATCGGCGTGCGCTCGGCGATGTCCTGGAGAGACAGGCTCACATGATCGGAGTCGAAAGCGTCAAAAATCGATAACGCACGCGTAACAGATCTGGCCAAAGTCACTCCATCCCGACACAGGTTCGCCTATAAGAAAGTTATAATCCGCCGGAGCGCTCACGCGTGGGCCGGAGAGGCGGGAGGTCGCTCCGCATAAGCGGCGGCATCTTATCAGATTTCGCGCTTTGAAATCCATTTCATTGAGCCAGGCGCGGGCCTCCGACAGAGCTCTTGGACCACTGCTGCGTGGTCGCGCTGCCGCTCTTCGCCCGCAAATACAATTGCTCGCCTCATTCTTCCTGAAAGGCCTCCTCACGCTTCGCGCGGATCATCGGAGAGATGATCATGGCCAGAAGGAGGGCTGCGAGAATAAGGAAAACGAGGCTGGTCGGGCGGGTGACGAAGACGCTCCAGTCGCCGCGCGAGAGAAGCAGTGTACGGCGCAAATTTTCCTCGAATAGCGGGCCGAGGATGAACCCGAGGATTAGCGGCGCCGGTTCGCAGTTGATCTTCGTGAGGATGTAACCGACCACCCCGAAAAATGCCATCACCAGCACTTCGAAGGAGGCGTTGTTCACGCCATAGACCCCGATCACGCAGAACATCAGGATAGCGGGAAACATCAGGCGATAGGGCACCTTCAACAGGCGGACCCAGATGCCGATGAGCGGAAGGTTGATGACCAGCAGCATCAGATTGCCGAGCCACATCGAAGCGATCAGCCCCCAGAAGAGCTGAGGCTGATTCCGAACCACTTCCGGCCCCGGTTGTATGCCATGGATCATGAGCGCGCCGGCCATCATCGCGATCAGGGCGTTGCCCGGAATACCGAGCGTCAGGAGAGGGATGAAGGACGTCTGAGCACCCGCGTTGTTCGCAGCCTCCGGGCCCGCAACCCCCTCGACGGCACCCCGGCCAAAGCGGCGCGGCGTCTTGGAGAGCTTTTTCTCGATGGTGTAGGACGCGAAGGACGACAGAAGGGCACCGCCGCCCGGCAGAACGCCGAGCAAGGAACCAAGTGCCGTGCCGCGCAGGGCCGGTTTCCATGATCGTTTGAAATCATCACGGGTCGGCCAAAGCGTACCGATCGCTTCCGTCCGAACGACCGCGGACTTCGATTCCAGGTTCACCATGACCTCGCGGATGCCAAAGAGGCCCATGGCGAGCGCAACGAACTCGATACCATCCGCAAGATCGATGAGATTGAAAGTGAAACGGCGCTCCCCAGAGTTGATGTCGGTTCCGACGATCCCGAGCAGCAGCCCCATGACGACCATCGCGATCGCCTTCAGGAGCGATCCCTGGGCCAGGACCACGGCGGCGATGAGGCCGAAGAGCATCAGAGAACAGTATTCGGCGGGCTGGAAGCTCTCGGCGATGGCCGTCAGCGGCGGCGTGAACGCGACGATAACGAAGGTGGCGATGGTGCCGGCCACCATTGAGGCGAGCGCCGCCACGGCCAGTGCAGCGCCTGCGCGGCCTTGCCTCGCCATCTGGTAGCCGTCGAGGCAGGTGACGACGGATGAGGATTCCCCCGGCATGTTCACGAGGATCGATGTCGTGGAGCCTCCATATTGGGCGCCGTAGTAGATGCCCGCCAGCATGATGAGGGCCGTGGTCGGATCGAGATAGAACGTGATGGGCAAGAGCATCGCGACCGTTGCCAACGGACCGATCCCAGGCAGGACGCCGATAAGCGTTCCAAGCAGTGCCCCAAGGAAGCAGAAGCCAATGTTGACGGGCGTCAAGGCGATCGAAAAGCCGAGCGCGAGGTTACTGAGGATATCGCTCATCAGGGCCACACCTTCATAGGCAGACCGACGCCGTAGATGAAGACGACGTAGCAGAACACGATTGCACACAGAATGAGGATGGGAATTTCTCTGTAGCGCGTCTCGCGACTGGCCAGCATGCTGATGCCGAGAAGCATCGCCAGCGAAATAACGAGGCCCGCCCTTTCCAGCAACAGGGCGAACACAACGATCCCGAGC
Encoded here:
- a CDS encoding acyl-CoA dehydrogenase family protein — its product is MMEGRSIYGAEHEELRRSVRKFFERELLPHIDAYEEDGIIPKELWRKAGEMGILCPTVGPEYGGIGGDFLHLCIIDEELGYTGQSSFTIQTHTDIVAAYLEALGTEEQKQRWLPRMVTGEMIGAVAMTEPQAGSDLKAITTSAVRDGDEFVINGSKTFITNGINADFVIVVCKTAPELGRKGVSLIVVDGEREGFKRGKRLKKMGMKASDTAELFFDNVRVPVSNLLGSENSGFTQVMHEIPKERLSIATIAMASAQKAFDTTVAYVKERMVFGKPLIEFQNTQFKLAELKTHLTVGWAHLDHCITKHLKHELTSDEAAIAKLFNTELQCRVVDECLQLHGGWGYMSETPISRMYVDARVRRIAGGSSEIMKVLIARTL
- a CDS encoding NAD-dependent succinate-semialdehyde dehydrogenase, with the protein product MSDPFHYPPLKLLIDGHWINSDGRATILVENPSTGETLGALPVATESDVTRAVAAARRSFDAWRTTHPQKRVAILRKAASLIRSRTDEMATLMALEQGKPLRDGPAEANRAADHFEWHAEMSLRLLGEVIPGAPGVAQMALRVPVGPVAAFSPWNGPGASPARKMAAALAAGCTLVIKPAEETPATALLIAQCLLEAGVPAGVLNVIFGDPRQISDQLIASPDIRMLTFTGSVPVGRSLAAKAGHYLKPMILELGGHAPVIVCGDADPIVTAQISAGAKFRNAGQICISPTRFYVHGDIHDRFVDSFVAATEALVVGDPLAKDTQMGPMIHSRRLSAVDALIQDAIARGATLRTGGRRIGNTGAFYAPTVLTDVPDSARIMSEEPFGPVAVFQTFTDLREVCDRANATSFGLASYAFTDSAAAIAMISDRVEAGGLSINQFTGSSPEMPFGGVKDSGYGREGGAQCFDGYLTYKSISHKISA
- a CDS encoding CaiB/BaiF CoA-transferase family protein, whose translation is MSVRSGPLAQIRVVEMVGVGPGPFAAMWLADMGADVIRIDRPGQRWNQTRKDVLNRSRRSIALDLKRPEGLAVALQLIETADVLLEGYRPGVMERLGLGPQICLSRNPRLVYGRVTGWGQTGPRANEAGHDLNYIATGGILSTIGTETGGPVPPLNLIGDFGGGGMLLIAGVLAALVERSTSGKGQVVDAAMAEGATMLASMIWAYHGKGLWNRAREANLFDGGAPFYRCYRCKDGGWVALAAIEPEFWHVFLERCRIDDQLLRDNQRNKALWPQLRERLTEIFLTRDRDEWAAMTADTDSCLTPVLDFDEALRESHAVARGMFVEVEGMPQPAPAPRFSRTAGAVASPPTMVGEHSREILSEIGFSAAEIDRLEQAGITAGLQVGSIVHDKGPLG
- a CDS encoding CoA transferase; translated protein: MTRSDTQPLAGLRVLDLSTVVAGPFGTDILTALGAEVIRVSPPGGGMPVAPRDPDEMVSDADGFLFGLQRGKKSINLNLKSAADQEKFLRLVEVSDVVYDNFRPGVMARLGIDHPALAKVNPRIIACSISGYGSTGPWAGVGAYDVTVQALSGGMSITGSNDSQGMPCRWGVPIGDITGAFYAVIGILAALDERARTGRGQAIDISLFDGQLALNTYRVPQAFGAGVEFGAPEPRRGGAGTVPYGPFLCGDGKWIVIGIASNFWKRFCEAVGLEDLIEDPRFVSLAKRQDNQGVLEPIIEEKLLTASSDHWQEKLIEAHVPVGKVNSIREAFEQPQAQAREMIATLDGPGGEGVRTAANPIRFVGEPKGRFTAPVSEGSDDGIALEPLPAVMVGLGEVDARIAGLAAIDGPLRGLLVLELCGDEPSGTFGTQLLADLGATVVKVERPPGEGANCEDIRDLRISPEIAYYFGLNRNKRSICLDLKSASGREIFLKLARHADVVYDNYKGGVMDRLGLDPDALKAVKPDIITCSVSGFGKTGPWSHLPAYDATIQALGGGMSITGTGEPGPMPVRCGNPIGGIAGAFYAVIAVLSALRRRRASGSGAMIDIALLDTQLAMHAYRVAPALSGREYPALQRRGGSGAVPYGPFQCADGKWFVLGITGQFWPAAARLFGHAEWIDDSRFATEQLRQDNEGELNDLVAAVMARESADVWQRRFVELGIPGATVNTIKEAYAHPHVELRKMLVSFDHPLGGRLKVAGSPLKLSAHEFRGFRHAPALGEDTVELLTQIVGIAPGDLKPLRESKAIWWSDEGPRYDRPSVV
- a CDS encoding thiolase; the encoded protein is MTGPLSRTAAIVGAAETDRIGKLPDMSRLALHAEAAKNALADAGLKLSDVDGLFTCVAGPNELSEYLNFVPRYVDGTSVGGCSYMIFVRHAVAAIAAGYCDVALVVHGESGRSWIDMEPQGTAASPAGQFELPFGVAAAPTTYSIPVLRHFHQYGTTKRQMSHVPAATREWALLNPRALMHSAGRITPEDVEASPMVCYPFNKLDCCLVADGGGALVITSAERARDLPTRPIHILGTGEATAHRQIAMMRDFTTSDATVLSGRQAFAEAGLSPADIDHLMLYDAFSFTPMMFLEDLGFVAKGESGSFFSETRRAPDGTTIYKTGPGGDLPVNTNGGGLSYCHSGRYGMFAMLEAVAQLRGTAGERQVQGLATSLVHGPGRQFAAASTVILSNV
- a CDS encoding Zn-ribbon domain-containing OB-fold protein, with protein sequence MNETKPPYGGALPKPTPETQAFWDGTMAHKLMLPWCTECGKPHFYPRSICPFCLSRELEWREASGRGKLHTYVINSKAAKGFTTVPYVIAVVELDEGPRMMTNIVIDDPTPEKLPIDAAVEVVFDDVTEAVTLAKFRLVQP
- a CDS encoding SDR family NAD(P)-dependent oxidoreductase, with translation MRLKNRAAIVTGGARGIGRAIAEELARDGASVVIMDPGTTKDGGGAEGASPAEEAAAAIRAAGGTAIVAAESVDDHEACGRTVAMCKSEFGSVDILINNAGVLRPKMIWNMPVESWDIVVNIHLRGQYSMIHHAAPHMREQKWGRIINMGSEAWRGTVGGANYGAAKGGVFSLTRAMARELGKYGVTANTVCPAAATRLTLDESVREGFRKRLEAGLVTQERYDAVVNMGGPEHVAPFAAYLCSDEAADINGQAFRVEDRKIGIYNDPELKASVVKAGSEPFTPEEIRKLVPSALLQGYINPAPAEAAE
- a CDS encoding MaoC/PaaZ C-terminal domain-containing protein — protein: MLNYDAVMNWRFEDVRQTYSERDTILYALGLGYGHNPTDLEELQFVLEDRLVAMPTMAVVLGGPGPWMADPRTGIDWVKSLHGEQGLRIYKPLPVRGTVIGRNRVTNIVDKGEGRGALLMMERDIIDEATGEILATRTSTSFLRGDGGCGGAAQKQPAPYPIPERPADVSFTMGTRPEAALIYRLSGDWNPIHAFPEKAAKAGFERPILHGLCTYGMIGRALIATVCGHDVTRLREFGGRFSAPVYPGDSIKVDLWDEGKGRFAFQARVPERDQLVFNNGRAEIAA